Part of the Vidua macroura isolate BioBank_ID:100142 chromosome 27, ASM2450914v1, whole genome shotgun sequence genome, CCCCTCCCGAAACATCCCCGGGGGAGCGCTGCCGTGGGTCGGGCGGGGGGGGACAATCCCGAACCCACCGcacccccccggccccgcagcgtccccccggccccggggcatCCCCCGGGACTCGCGGCATCCCCCCCAAACCTGCGGCATCCCCCGAgcccccgggcccggccccgccgccgccgccgtgcCCCCCGTCGGGGCTCCCGGTGCTGGGGGCAGcggcgcccgcccggccccgccgcggggcgAGGCACCGGCGGAGCTGGGAGACGGGGCCGGGCCGCCTCTGCCCAGCCCGGGCCGTGACTCACGGGACGCTTCACCCGCcgctgcctcagtttccctgcgGTGAAATGGCCAACGCGTCGCTGAGCCCcgccagggagggagggaggacgCTGGAGGCCCCTGGGGATTTTTGTCATCATTCCCGGATGGAAAAATGTCCTGGGAGGCTCCGTGCCCGGCTGGGGCAGGCCCGTGCAGGGGGGGTTCTCCCAGCGCTCCCCCCATCCCGGTCGTGGCCCTTTTGCCCCGGTTTGGAGCTGGCACGGGAGGGGGGGATGGTGCCGCTGGTCACGgtggggctgcactggggggTCGGTGGGACCCCCGAGCCGGGGGGGGATCGATGGGATTGGGGTGCTCCAGGAGAGCCCCGTGCTGGATCTGACGGGGTGGGAGCGACCCCGGACCGCGCGGGGGGTCCCGTCCCCTCCCGTGGGGGTTaggggggctgggggatgtCCCTCAGCCCCCAGATCTGGGGGGGCCCTGTCCGTGCCGGCTGCCACCCCAAAGCCCCGTGACGGGCTGGCACCGCGGCGCTCTGTGGCTTCGACCCCAATTtgggcagcaggggctggggggggggtctcaggaCCCCACCGAGCACCACTGCGGGTGGGAGCGATGGACCCCGGCAGTGCCAGCCCTCTCCGACCCCgctggtgtccccaggaggcGGGGACAGTCCCCAGGAGGGCGTCCCCAGGGTTGGGGTGGGGAGCAGGACCCCAAAATCTGCTCAGCTGCCACCCCGGGGGGCTCATCCTGCCACCAGCTCGAGGCCGAGCCCCCACCTGTGTCGGCAGCACGGGTACAGGCGGGTCCCGTCGGGGGGATTTTGGGACCCCCCCCAAGCTCCCACCCCGATCTTTGGGGGTCCCCCTGCTTTCCTGGGTGACGCCTGGCAGGGGAAAACGCGCAGCTGAGGGGTCTCCAGCTTTGTGGGGACCCTGGAATCACAGCGTTGGCATcggggggcactgggggtccGTTCAGGGGatcccccaccccaaatcttCCAGCACCCCCAAGTGTGTCCCTGAgggtctgtccctgtcccacgcGGGCTGGGGGGAGCAGTGTGGGGTGGCCGGGACAAGGGGATGGTGACGAGAGCGGCCAGTGGGAGGGGGGTTTCAGGGAGGGGGGGGTCTCGGCCGCCCCTCACCGCGGCGCCGGTGGGAAGCCGGGGGGCGGGAGCCGGTGGCGGCAGGTGGATTTCGACACCGGGGTGGGGCCCGTCCCCAACCCCGTGGGGTTTGCACAGCTCCCGCTGAGTCACGGCCGCCCTGCCGGGAGCCTGCGGGTGCCCGGGGGTCTGCGGCTGCCccgggggtctgggggtgcccCGGGGGTGCCCCGGGGGCGCGGGTGAAGCCGAGCCCCGAGCCCGGCTTCAAAGCGCTGCCGGGGGCTCGGCCCGCGGCTCCGCTGCCTCATCCCGCTGCCAACCAGCCCGGGGGTgcagcccccccaaaaaaacagccCGAGGGCTCCCAGCTGGGCCCTGGCCTTGGGGCGGGAGCAGAGGGGGGTGATGCTTTCCCAGCCCGGCTGGGATGCGGGAGAGACAGGTTGGCCTCGGGGGGTGCCGTGTCCCCCCGTGGGCGCCGTGTCCCCTCCATGGGCTTGGGGATGCCACCTACGTCCCCTTGGGGACCCAGGCAGTGTTGGGGGACACAGTCGGGGAGGTGGCCAAGCAGATGTTGGGAGGTTTCCGCGGATTTTGGAATCAGGCACCGACCCCTCCGTGCTGCAGACGCGACCCACCGGCaccaggggctggcacagggtcCGCAGGGGGCGAGGACGGGTGTAAggggtgcccccccccccaaactggTGCCACCATCCCGGTGTCACAGCGGTGTCGCAGAGCAGCGCAACCCCCTCGCTGGGGGCTCAGCGACCCCCAAACCGCGGCTGCCGGGCGCTGCAGACGccgccggtgccggtgccggtgaGCGCAGGGACGGGGGGTGCGGAGCCGCGCCCCCCCCTCCTCTCACAGctcttctcccctctcccctctccctccccgcccgccccgcttGGCCCCGCAGGTCTGtgcgcgccgccgccccgcaaTGCTGACGGCGGTCTGCGGCTCCCTGGGATCCCAGCCCTCGGACGCGCCCCGCGCCTCCCCGACCCACCTGGACCTGCAGCcgctccagcccttccagccccacggccccgccgcgccggggGCCCCCGACTTCGCCTCGCCGCTGCCCCCGCCCGAGCTGCCGCTGCCGGGGCCCGACGACGCCGCCTTCGCCGCCGCCGGCGCCTACGATCCCCATGGCCCCCCGAGGTTAGAGCTGCCCCCCgacggccccgccgcccccggagCCTACGCCAAGCTGCTGCCGGCCGCCCCGGACATGGCGCATCCCTACGAGCCCTGGTTTCGGCCTCCGCACCCCGGAGCCCCCGGCGAGGAGGGCGGAGGTGTCAACTGGTGGGAGCTGCACGCCGGAGCCAGCTGGATGGAGCTGCCCCCCGGGCAGGGCGGGGGGCTGCAGGTGCCCGCGCACCCCGGGCTGCCCGCGGGCCTGGGCGGGTACGGCGGGGGCGAGCACCAGCTCTGCGCGCCCCCCGCCCACCTGCTGCCCCCGCCGGCGCAGCATCTGCTGGCGGCCGAGGGGGTGAAGGCGCTGGAGGGGCCCCCGGAGCCGCGGGGGCCGGAGGGGGAGGGCGGGGGGCGGCCCAAGGGGGCCCGGCGGGCCGTGCCCAGGGGCGGGGGGCAGGCGGCGTGCCGCTGCCCCAACTGCCAGGAGGCGGAGAGGGGGGGTCCGTGCCCCGAGGGGGTGAAGCGCAAGCACCTGCACAACTGCCACATTCCCGGCTGCGGGAAGGCGTACGCCAAGACCTCCCACCTGAAAGCCCACCTGCGCTGGCACAGCGGCGACCGGCCCTTCGTGTGCAACTGGCTCTTCTGCGGCAAGCGCTTCACCCGCTCCGACGAGCTCCAGCGGCACCTCCAGACCCACACGGGCGCCAAGAAATTCTCCTGCCCCGTCTGCGGCCGCGTCTTCATGCGCAGCGACCACCTGGGCAAGCACATGAAGACGCACGACGGGGGCAAGGACGGGGCCGAGCCCGAGGGCAAAGGCGCCGGGGACCCGTCGGCCGCCAAGGGAGGCAAGAGGGAGCCGGAGGGGGGCACGGCCGCCCCCACAAACTGAGCCGCTGAGCCCCGGGGGGGGACACGGATGGAGGtggggcgggggccggggggggaCCCTTCGGGGCCGGTCTCCGGAGGGATTTAGGGCGGGGGTGGGCGCAGGGCTGGCACCTTGTGCCGGGAGCGGTGGCGAGGCTGGGGACAGCGCCGGTggcacggccccggcccccgccgcggcGTTGGGAGCGCCGCAGCCGGAGCTGCCCCGCGGCGGTTTCACTTGTCCCGCTCCCGCTCTCCCGCCCCGGTTCTCCCTCCCgcttctcccccccccccccccacccccccacacTCATCCTCCCCCGGCTTcccaaatctttttttttttttttcgggaGGCTGCTGGCAGGCGGCGGGGCTGTTTGGGAGGAACATCAATGGGAGCcgaaggagcaggagctgcccggGCACGTCCAGCCcaaaggggaggaaggagaaggagaaagggagagaggagagcagaAACCCGGGAGCCTCCGCTCGGGGAGGGCGGCCGCAGCCCCCCGGCGCCGTCCCCACGGTCCCCTCCAAACTGTGGCACCGCGGGCTCAGCCCCCtccccgtgccagccccgctcTCCGGTCGCCCACGAGGTGTTGGCACAGCCACCCACGGGCGACGCGCGGGGGGTCGGGGGCTGGCGacatccccctgccccagctggggatgctgagctggCCCCCACACCTTGGAGCCCCGCTTTGGCAGTGGGGCTTGAGGATGTGAAACCCGTTTTTGGCCTGAATCGTGGctaaaatggggaaaaagggtGGGGGGGAAAGAAGTCCCGCGTGAATGTGAGCCGTGGGGAGTTCGGGGtgggggggctgcgggggccgCGGCGGGCGAGCGGAGGGCGGCGGGCGGTTGCCCAAGCGCGCACCTGCAGCTTTCCCACACCCAccgccgcggccccgggcgggAAGCaccggggcggccgcgggcccGGGAGAGCCGGGACGGCCGCATTCCTCCGGCCTGGCACGGCCgcgctgcccgcccgccgccccgggacccccgcccCTCCCTGCGGGGCGTCCCCCACCCCCGGGCGAGCTGCCCGCGCCCCCCTTGTCCCTTCTGGGGACCGCAGccgtccccctgtcccctcagggACCCCGTGTCCCGTCCGTGCATGCTGCCTGTCCCCCTGTGGCCCCGTAGCCGTCCCTCCCCGGGATCCCGTAGCTCCAGGGAATTCTGCCTGGCCCCCCGTGCATGCTGCCCGTCCCCCCGGGGACCCCGTGCCTGTCCCTTCCCAGGTCCCTGCACCTCCCGGGGGCACCCCGGGCCTTCCCCCACCAGGGACCCCGTAGTTTTCCTGCCCTGGGgtcaccccctgtccccagggcaccCCGTATCTGTCCCACACCCCTGGCTGGGGGTCCGTGAATCTCGGTTTTTCGATCTTTTGGGGTCTTACACCCCGATTTTGGCAGAACCCCTCGGACATAGAAGGAGACGCTAAAGCCGGGACCTGGGgaggggggttttggggggggggtggggttcACTGGCTGCTCAAGGCACCCGGGGGTccccccggcgctgccccccAGCCAACACCAGTTCAAACCAGTTGGGAatctggggagggagggagattTGGGGGGCGCTGACCCCCCGGTACGGCCCCTCCTGGGGGTTCTGGGGGGGGGGCTGCCCAGGCTTGGAGCACCCCGAGATCGGGGGGGAAGGGGTAGAGGTGAAGTCAAGTGGGGTCCGTGCCCAGAGGGCGCCCCGAGGCCTTCGGTTTTGagtgttttattattattattaattattaattattattattaattattaatattaattattattattattattttattaaggTGAAGCCAGGCTTTGCCGCTCGGGCAGAGTGGATGTCCCAGGCCGAAGCTGTGGCCGTGGGCTGTGCGGATGGGCAGGGGTCGGACCCCTCAAAgggtcccatccctgtccccgtccccaggGATgtgaggggctggcagcagccccctccccgcgcCGTGGGGCAGGGGCGAGCCGTGGGGCTGGGGTCCCCCAGCACGAGGTGAAGTCTCGCTGGGGGGGTCCACGAGgacgtgtccccagccccagcacggcCACCGCTGTCCCTCCGCAGGACTCGGGTGAGCTGGGCTGTCTGCAGCTCTCGAAGGACGTCCCCGACTCCGGAATTTGCCTTTTCCAGCACAAAATTCCCCCCTCGGTGTCCCCCAGATGGGATTTTACCTCCCAAACATTGGGGGGGGCTCAGGACCCTCCCCAATGTCCCACAGGGTGGCACCAACGGGACTTCAGCGGCCGAGCCCGGCTCCAGCAGCATCTGGGGGGGCTCCGGCCTTTTGGGGAGCCGCAGACTGTGGGGGGCTGCACCAGGGGCACCCCACGGGTGGGCTGGGGAGGTCCCACGGCCACGCCGGGACTCGGGGTTCAGCCTCAGCGAGCTGTCCCCGCCTGGCTCAGAGCCGGGGGGCTGCGAGGGGGGGGCCCAGGTGCGCTCAGCCCCCCCAGGTGCGCTcagcccccgcagccccggggctcTGCCTGCCGCGATGGGGCAATGAAGGCTGTAAAACCGGGTGGGGAAGGACGGCGGCCGGGAAACCAGTCCAGCCTGCTGCGGCGTGGGGatcccggccccgcgccccgaACCGCCGCGTCCCCCACCCACCCCCGGGCCGCCTCCccggggcagggagggaccGGCCCGGCCGGGGCCCCGGGCTGGGGGCGGCTGCGGGGGGATGGAGCGGGGTGGCCCCGGGGGTGCCCGGCGAGGGCAGAGTTTGTGCTGTGAAGAGGCTGCggggctgtggggtttgggttttgtacTGGAATAAACGCCGCGTGTTTTCCACGCTCCGGCTCTCCGGCTCCATCCCTGCCGAAGGACGCGGGGGTCCGGCACCCTGACCCCAAATTTTCGCTGTCAAATGATTCAGGGGTTCGGCAACTCGACCCCAAATTATCCCTGTCAAGGGACTCAGGCACTCCGACCCCAAATCAGCCCTGCCCAAGAGACTCACGGTCTGGCATCCCGACCCCAAACCATCCCCACCGAGGGTCCCAAGGGTCGGGAATCCCGACCCCAAATTATCCCCACCAAGGGTCCCAAGGGTCCAGCACCCCAACCCCAAATCAACCCTGCCGAGGGACCTGAGGGTCCGACATCCTGAccccaaataatttatttcaaggGACTCAGGGGTCTGGGATCTCGACCCCAAATCATCCATTCCAAGGGACCCACGGGTCTGGGATCCCGACCCCAAACCATCCCCACCGAGGGGCTCAGGGGtcccccccagcctggcctcggCTCTCCAAAGCTTCTCAGGACGGGGACAGCGTCCGGGGGCTGCCGGTTGTGGGGGTGACACGGGCTGGGACCAGCCGAGCCCCCCACGAGGGTCCCATCCTGCACCCCCCGGGCCGGGAGGGTCCCCCCGCGGGCAGGGCGCTGCCCGGCAGGTCCGTCCGCATAccgcgggccgggcggggtgCTGCCCACGCCGGTGCTGCCCACGCCGGTGCTGCCCACGGGGGCGCGGGGGTGTCTAGGGGGGCGCCACCCCCGCCGGTGCCGCCCACGGAGCTGTGGGAATGCGCACGGGGGTGCTGCCCACGCGCGGCTCTGACCCACGGGACACACCCGGGTCCGCCGTCCCTGATCCACGGGAGGAAATTCGGGACCCTCGTCCCCGGGCTCTTTTGGGAACCTCCCCCCGGCCCACgcgggtcccggtgccggtgccggtccccgccgctgccgccgtgCGGCCTCCGGCCACCGGGCGCCGCCGTCGCACGGCCGGGGATGGACagggcgggccggggcgggcccgggCAGCGGCGGAGGTGCGGAAGCGGCGGCAGGTCCGTGGGGACGGGAGGCCCCCGCGGGGTCCCGGTTACCGGCGCTGTGAGGGAGGGGGTCCCGTCCGCGGTCGGTGCTGGGAGGGTCCCGGTTACCGGGGCTGCGAGGGGGGTGGCTCCGCTCGGTGCGGAGCTGCGGGGTCCCGGGGCAGGGGGGTACCCCCCAGGTCACCCCGCCATGGGGTCCCTGATGTCCCCCAAGTTTCAGAGACCACGTCAGCCCCAGAGCAACCCTGGGGACACATCCAGGACAGGGACGAGGGGTTGCCATCCCCCTCGGTGCCTCCAGCCCACCCTGCCGTGgggtccctggtgtcccccagCTCCAGGCCCCTCTTCACCCCCCAGCCGCCCCTCCACTCTCCCCCCGTCCGGCCCCAAAGGGACTCTGGGGACACatctggggcagggacagggggttGACATCGCCCTCGGTGCCCGCCCTGACCCAGTTTAGGATGGCAGGGCACGGTCCTGTGCCCTCGTCCTGCGACTGCTTCGTGGCAATGCCACCGCACACGGCGTCCCCCGCCGTCATCTTCGGCAAGAACGCCGATCGTCCCCGAGACGAGGTGCAGGAGATCGTCTATGTCCCCGCTGCCACCCACCGTCCTGGGGACAAAGTCCAGGTGAGCGCGTGCTGGGGCCAAAGGGGCTGTAGGGGCTGTAGGGGTCAGTGCATCAGGTGCCAGGTGCCAGGTCACCCGTGTGTGTCCCCCCACTGTGCAGGGCCACCATGGCTGCAGGGACCGAGCACTGGGTGTGCCAGgtgtcacccctgtgtccccccagaGCACCTCGGTGTGCCAGGGtagctgcagggacagagtgCTGAGAGTGCCAGGTGTCACCCCTGTGTGCCagggtggctgcagggacagagcgCTGAGAGTGCCAGGTGTCACCCCTGTGTGCCagggtggctgcagggacagagtgCTGAGAGTGCCAGGTGTCACCCCTGTGTGCCagggtggctgcagggacagagcactGAGCGTGCCAGGTGTCACCTCGGTGTGCCagggtggctgcagggacagagcgCTGAGCGTGCCAGGTGTCACCCCGTCTCACGCCGTGTCACCCCGTGTCACGCCGTGTCACGCCGTGTCCCCGCAGTGCACGTACCTGGAGATCGAGCAGGCGGAGCGCACGCACGCCGTGGTGCTGAGCCGCCCCGCCTGGCTCTGGGGTGCCGAGATGGGCGCCAACGACTGCGGCGTCTGCGTGGGCAACGAGGGCGTGTGGACCCGCGAGCCCCTGGGCGAGGCTGAGGCGCTGCTGGGCATGGACCTGGTGAGGTGAGGATGGTGAGCACGGTGAGGATGGTGAGGAGAGTGAGGAGGGTGACGATGGTGAGGATGATGAGAATGGTGAGGAGGGTGAGGACGGTGAGGACGGTGAGGacagccccgtgtccccgtgcTGAGgacagccccgtgtccccatgctGAGGacagccctgtgtccccgtgCTGAGgacagccccgtgtccccatgctGAGgacagccccgtgtccccatgctGAGgacagccccgtgtccccatgctGAGgacagccctgtgtccccatgctGAGGacagccccatgtccccatgctGAGGACAGCCCCATGTCCCCGTGCTGAGGccagccccatgtccccataGTGAGGACAgtcccatgtccccatgctGAGgacagccctgtgtccccatgctGAGGacagccccgtgtccccgtgcTGAGGACAGCCCCATGTCCCCGTGCTGAGGCCAGCCCCCTGTCCCCGTGCTGAGGACAGCCCCCTGTCCCCGTGCTGAGgacagccccgtgtccccatggtgaggacagccccgtgtccccgtgcTGAGgacagccccgtgtccccatgctGAGGacagccctgtgtccccgtgctgaggccagccccgtgtccccatgctGAGgacagccccgtgtccccatgctGAGgacagccctgtgtccccatgctgaggccagccccgtgtccccgtgcTGAGGCCAGCCCCGTGTCCGAGCTGTCCAGCCCGGCGCTGTCTGATGACACTCCCGGCGCAGGCTGGGTTTGGAGCGGGGCGGCTCGGCCCGGGAGGCCCTGGAGGTGATGACGGCCCTGCTGGAGCGCTACGGCCAAGGCGGCAGCTGCAAGGAGGAGCCGGTGCCCTTCGTGTACCACAACACCTTCCTGCTGGCCGACCGCAATGAGGCCTGGGTGCTGGAGACGGCCGGGCGCTACTGGGCGGCCCAGCGGGTCCGCGGTGAGCGGGGACTGGGTGGGACCGGGAGCACCGGGTGTCCCGGAGCGCCCCGAGTGACCCCTGGGCCCCGGCTGGCGCAGAGGGCAGCCGCAACATCTCCAACCAGCTGAGCATCGGCAGCGAGATCACGGCCGAGCacccggggctgcgggagcggGCGCGGAGCCAGGGCTGGTGGAGCGGGGCCGGCGAGTTCAGCTTCGCCCGGGCGTTCTCCCTGGAGAAGCAGCCCCCGCGCATGGAGGCGGCCAAGGCGCGGTTCCACGCcgggagggagctgctgcagcagcacgcaggtggggacagggtggggacagggatggggacaggatggggacagggatggggacagggatggggacaggatggggacaggatggggacagggatggggacaggatggggacagggatggggacagggatggggacaatgatggggacagggatggggacaggatggggacagggatggggacagggatggggacaggatggggacaggatggggacagggatggagacagggatggggacagggatggggacaggatggggacagggatggggacagggatggggacaggatggagacagggatggggacaaggatggCGATACCCGTTCATGGCTCCCCAGGGGCTGCTTCCACACTGGCAAGAAGCTCTTGTGGCAGCACtcaggtggggacagggatggggacgggATAGCCACCCATGGCTCGCTGAGGGCTGCGTCTGTGCTGGCACATCCCCAGTTCCTGGGGACAGGGCCTGGGGTGGGGACGGCCACCCTCGGCTCACCCACTGCGTCCCCACTGCCCACGGCcgagctggcagtgctgaggtggccctgcctgtccctccaggTCACATCACGGCGGAGACGTTGATGTCCATCCTGCGGGACAAGGACAGCGGGAT contains:
- the SP6 gene encoding transcription factor Sp6; translation: MLTAVCGSLGSQPSDAPRASPTHLDLQPLQPFQPHGPAAPGAPDFASPLPPPELPLPGPDDAAFAAAGAYDPHGPPRLELPPDGPAAPGAYAKLLPAAPDMAHPYEPWFRPPHPGAPGEEGGGVNWWELHAGASWMELPPGQGGGLQVPAHPGLPAGLGGYGGGEHQLCAPPAHLLPPPAQHLLAAEGVKALEGPPEPRGPEGEGGGRPKGARRAVPRGGGQAACRCPNCQEAERGGPCPEGVKRKHLHNCHIPGCGKAYAKTSHLKAHLRWHSGDRPFVCNWLFCGKRFTRSDELQRHLQTHTGAKKFSCPVCGRVFMRSDHLGKHMKTHDGGKDGAEPEGKGAGDPSAAKGGKREPEGGTAAPTN
- the LOC128819653 gene encoding basic proline-rich protein-like — its product is MATPRPCPGCVPRVALGLTWSLKLGGHQGPHGGVTWGVPPCPGTPQLRTERSHPPRSPGNRDPPSTDRGRDPLPHSAGNRDPAGASRPHGPAAASAPPPLPGPAPARPVHPRPCDGGARWPEAARRQRRGPAPAPGPAWAGGRFPKEPGDEGPEFPPVDQGRRTRVCPVGQSRAWAAPPCAFPQLRGRHRRGWRPPRHPRAPVGSTGVGSTGVGSTPPGPRYADGPAGQRPARGGTLPARGVQDGTLVGGSAGPSPCHPHNRQPPDAVPVLRSFGEPRPGWGGPLSPSPPGSEPGGDSSLRLNPESRRGRGTSPAHPWGAPGAAPHSLRLPKRPEPPQMLLEPGSAAEVPLIPNWFELVLAGGQRRGDPRVP
- the SCRN2 gene encoding secernin-2; protein product: MAGHGPVPSSCDCFVAMPPHTASPAVIFGKNADRPRDEVQEIVYVPAATHRPGDKVQCTYLEIEQAERTHAVVLSRPAWLWGAEMGANDCGVCVGNEGVWTREPLGEAEALLGMDLVRLGLERGGSAREALEVMTALLERYGQGGSCKEEPVPFVYHNTFLLADRNEAWVLETAGRYWAAQRVREGSRNISNQLSIGSEITAEHPGLRERARSQGWWSGAGEFSFARAFSLEKQPPRMEAAKARFHAGRELLQQHAGHITAETLMSILRDKDSGICVDAEGFRTAGSMVSVLPRDPALPCVHFFTATPDPSRSVFKPFVFVAGIKPAPQVRSPTFLQDPAKQIPRFQSSVDRRHELYRRHQAALELMERDRERGQKLLETLQELEQQGLEGMRELLQGTVSPCPEELADLFFDCVEAEMKFYT